A genomic window from Gossypium hirsutum isolate 1008001.06 chromosome D12, Gossypium_hirsutum_v2.1, whole genome shotgun sequence includes:
- the LOC107919376 gene encoding uncharacterized protein, which translates to MALILASTNLLTTRIAAGCFLLTLVVVLFYAKNWTLRGLSIGFIIFLALIWFLQERTTVHILRYAILFIGVMNSMFSVYDIYDDLISRGVNSSDAKKFAEICPCPCNGVGWGFIWGMISFIFLGASVYLGVLILA; encoded by the exons ATGGCTTTGATTCTTGCATCCACAAATCTCCTCACTACAAGAATAGCTGCTGGTTGTTTTCTTCTTACTCTCGTTGTCGTGCTCTTTTATGCTAAAAAT TGGACACTTCGAGGACTGTCCATCG gttttattattttccttGCTCTAATTTGGTTTTTGCAAGAAAGGACAACAGTTCATATTCTCCGTTATGCCATTCTATTCATCG GTGTCATGAACAGTATGTTTTCAGTCTATG ATATCTATGATGATCTAATATCTCGAGGAGTCAACTCCAGTGATGCCAAGAAGTTTGCAGAAATTTGTCCTTGCCCCTGCAATGGAGTTGGATGGGGGTTTATATG GGGAATGATATCATTCATATTTCTTGGTGCATCAGTGTATCTAGGAGTTCTCATCTTAGCTTGA